In Bombus vancouverensis nearcticus chromosome 1, iyBomVanc1_principal, whole genome shotgun sequence, a single genomic region encodes these proteins:
- the mRpS21 gene encoding mitochondrial ribosomal protein S21 — protein sequence MGMRKHAQFLARTVMVQDNNVEKASRLLNSILSKEGIFEQYRRTRYYEKPTQTRRRINFEKCKAIYTEDMTRKIQFILRKNRENPYPGSD from the coding sequence ATGGGAATGCGTAAACATGCTCAATTTCTTGCTCGGACAGTTATGGTTCAAGATAATAATGTAGAAAAAGCTTCTCGTTTGTTAAATAGCATATTGTCAAAAGAAGGTATTTTTGAACAATATAGACGTACTAGATACTATGAAAAACCTACCCAAACAAGAAGGAggattaattttgaaaaatgtaaagcTATTTATACCGAGGACATGACTAGAAAAATTCAgtttattttaagaaaaaatagagaaaatccATATCCTGGCTCTGACTAA